A genomic window from Glycine max cultivar Williams 82 chromosome 17, Glycine_max_v4.0, whole genome shotgun sequence includes:
- the CPP1 gene encoding cysteine-rich polycomb-like protein isoform X1, with amino-acid sequence MMDSPEPSKNNNGSSSSASTLNNNNNNDDAPSSESPQVQESPFLRFVKTLSPIPTKASHMTQGCVGLSSPPLVFKSPRISHRETQLTKRPQGTQSFGGVIPQSVNEGNRLGEAPGDSRTSNSHQSLPERFINDTQQVFDFKNDENTQYYSSPSCIDKYLVDPGDIDQMYSADQDVQQQSTDAAETSLSDQTHSKNNILNFDRKDGPGDKVEESLPLSEDFNKVHLEKAAYGEEPEKMEGEKNDVEWSSQEPAKLESILAADGFDKRYSHGPLPQWMPNPLQDVKGCEDYNEMVPTSHVTAENILQDGSEATLKHHGIRRRCLQFGEAASNALGRNVKLNAASNTMITVKPSELVTSLCPRRGSGNFPSTSPKPSGIGLHLNSIINAIPIDQAATTGVRLSDSSQGMKSTSSIRLQRMENVKRSILSSNVDGRSLVDTRTESHEIDDTVATDTGNSEDLNQPPSPCKKKKKTSVTADDNGCKRCNCKKSKCLKLYCDCFAAGTYCTDPCACQGCLNRPEYVETVVETKQQIESRNPIAFAPKIVQPTTDISSHMDDENLTTPSSARHKRGCNCKRSMCLKKYCECYQANVGCSSGCRCEGCKNVHGKKEDYVAFGHTSSKERVSSIVEEGSDCTFHNKLEMVASKTVYDLHCLSPITPSLQCSDQGKEDAKSRVISGNYLPSPESDVNMLASCTNYTKSSENLHGSEALLDTNEMLGNTPYDSQIECSDAALLQLTPLPNPEQSGTSSFSSVPNECAKITHSRLSHGCIRQLPGGSLRWRSSPLTPSTRVGEAQYLQCSESDSKLFDILENETPDILKEASTPMTSVKVNSPTQKRVSPPQSCHIGIGSSSSGGLRSGRKFILKAVPTFPSLSPCINSKSNGDEDSCNSPSKSPLKANECPQRES; translated from the exons ATGATGGATTCTCCAGAACCTTCCAAGAACAACAATGGCAGTTCTTCTTCTGCCTCCactctcaacaacaacaacaacaacgatgATGCTCCTTCATCGGAATCCCCTCAAGTTCAA GAATCCCCCTTTCTTAGATTTGTGAAGACTTTATCTCCAATTCCCACCAAGGCTTCTCATATGACACAAGGTTGTGTAGGGCTCAGTTCTCCACCCCTTGTGTTCAAGTCTCCACGTATTAGTCACCGTGAAACACAGCTCACGAAAAG GCCCCAAGGCACTCAGTCATTCGGTGGAGTAATACCTCAAAGTGTAAATGAAGGCAACAGGCTTGGTGAAGCTCCTGGAGATTCCAGGACATCAAATTCTCATCAGTCACTGCCAGAGAGGTTTATAAATGACACTCAGCAGGTTTTTGACTTCAAGAATGATGAAAATACTCAATACTACAGCTCTCCATcatgcattgataaatatttggTGGATCCTGGGGATATTGATCAAATGTATTCAGCTGACCAGGATGTGCAACAACAATCTACAGATGCAGCTGAAACATCACTAAGTGACCAAACTCATTCaaagaataatatattaaattttgacaGGAAAGATGGTCCTGGTGATAAAGTGGAAGAATCTTTGCCTTTGTCTGAAGATTTTAACAAGGTTCATCTAGAAAAGGCAGCATATGGTGAAGAACCTGAAAAGATGGAAGGGGAGAAAAATGATGTTGAATGGTCTTCTCAAGAGCCTGCAAAGTTAGAGTCCATTTTAGCTGCAGATGGTTTTGATAAACGATATAGTCATGGTCCACTTCCTCAG TGGATGCCTAATCCCCTGCAGGATGTTAAAGGATGTGAAGATTACAATGAGATGGTGCCAACCTCACATGTAACTGCAGAGAATATCTTGCAAGATGGTTCCGAG GCTACTCTAAAGCACCATGGCATTCGTAGACGCTGTCTACAATTTGGTGAAGCTGCCTCAAATGCTCTTGGAAGAAATGTGAAACTGAATGCAGCTTCAAACACAATGATAACAGTCAAGCCGTCTGAACTTGTCACTTCCTTGTGTCCTCGGCGAGGTAGTGGAAACTTCCCTTCAACAAGTCCCAAGCCATCAGGTATCGGGTTGCATTTAAATAGCATCATAAATGCTATTCCAATTGATCAGGCTGCTACTACTGGTGTGAGATTATCAGATAGTTCACAGGGGATGAAATCCACATCTTCAATAAGGTTACAAAGAATGGAGAATGTGAAGAGATCCATACTTTCATCTAATGTCGATGGGCGATCATTAGTTGATACAAGAACTGAGAGCCATGAAATTGATGATACAGTGGCTACAGATACTGGAAATTCTGAGGACCTCAACCAACCTCCTAGCCCCTGCAAGAAAAA GAAGAAAACATCAGTCACTGCTGATGACAATGGCTGTAAACGGTGCAACTGTAAGAAGAGTAAATGTTTAAAACT TTACTGTGATTGTTTTGCTGCTGGAACGTACTGTACCGACCCTTGTGCTTGCCAAGGCTGCTTAAACAGACCAGAATATGTAGAGACAGTTGTCGAGACTAAACAACAAATTGAATCCCGTAATCCAATTGCATTTGCTCCCAAGATTGTTCAGCCTACCACTGATATTTCTTCACATATG GATGATGAAAATCTGACAACACCGTCATCGGCAAGGCACAAAAGAGGTTGCAATTGCAAAAGGTCAATGTGTCTGAAAAAATATTGTGAATGTTATCAG GCTAATGTTGGATGCTCTAGTGGATGCCGATGTGAGGGATGTAAGAATGTCCATGGCAAGAAAGAAG ATTATGTTGCATTTGGACATACTTCGAGTAAAGAAAGGGTGAGCAGTATTGTTGAAGAAGGATCAGACTGCACTTTTCACAATAAACTGGAAATGGTGGCTAGCAAGACTGTTTATGATCTACACTGCCTCTCACCTATAACGCCATCATTGCAATGTTCTGA CCAAGGCAAGGAGGATGCTAAATCCAGAGTTATTTCTGGAAACTATCTACCATCCCCTGAATCTGATGTCAATATGTTGGCATCTTGTACAAACTACACTAAGTCTTCTGAAAATTTGCATGGCAGTGAAGCACTTCTGGACACAAATGAGATGTTGGGAAATACCCCCTATGATTCCCAAATTGAATGCAGCGATGCTGCCTTACTTCAGCTTACTCCTCTGCCTAATCCTGAGCAGTCTGGCACTTCATCATTCTCATCTGTACCAAATGAGTGTGCAAAGATTACTCACTCCAGACTCTCCCATGGATGTATTCGCCAGTTACCTGGCGGTTCTCTTCGTTGGCGTAGTTCCCCGCTTACCCCGAGCACTAGAGTAGGTGAAGCACAATATTTACAGTGTTCTGAATCAGATAGCAAGCTCTTTGACATTCTAGAAAATGAAACCCCTGATATACTGAAGGAAGCTTCAACTCCTATGACGTCTGTCAAAGTAAATTCCCCAACCCAAAAACGAGTTTCTCCTCCCCAGAGTTGTCATATTGGGATTGGATCAAGCTCCTCTGGAGGATTGAGAAGTGGCCGGAAATTTATATTGAAAGCTGTACCTACTTTCCCTTCATTGTCTCCTTGCATTAATTCCAAAAGCAATGGCGATGAGGATTCTTGTAACAGTCCGAGCAAGTCACCTCTCAAAGCTAATGAGTGCCCTCAACGTGAGAGTTAA
- the CPP1 gene encoding cysteine-rich polycomb-like protein produces MMDSPEPSKNNNGSSSSASTLNNNNNNDDAPSSESPQVQESPFLRFVKTLSPIPTKASHMTQGCVGLSSPPLVFKSPRISHRETQLTKRPQGTQSFGGVIPQSVNEGNRLGEAPGDSRTSNSHQSLPERFINDTQQVFDFKNDENTQYYSSPSCIDKYLVDPGDIDQMYSADQDVQQQSTDAAETSLSDQTHSKNNILNFDRKDGPGDKVEESLPLSEDFNKVHLEKAAYGEEPEKMEGEKNDVEWSSQEPAKLESILAADGFDKRYSHGPLPQDVKGCEDYNEMVPTSHVTAENILQDGSEATLKHHGIRRRCLQFGEAASNALGRNVKLNAASNTMITVKPSELVTSLCPRRGSGNFPSTSPKPSGIGLHLNSIINAIPIDQAATTGVRLSDSSQGMKSTSSIRLQRMENVKRSILSSNVDGRSLVDTRTESHEIDDTVATDTGNSEDLNQPPSPCKKKKKTSVTADDNGCKRCNCKKSKCLKLYCDCFAAGTYCTDPCACQGCLNRPEYVETVVETKQQIESRNPIAFAPKIVQPTTDISSHMDDENLTTPSSARHKRGCNCKRSMCLKKYCECYQANVGCSSGCRCEGCKNVHGKKEDYVAFGHTSSKERVSSIVEEGSDCTFHNKLEMVASKTVYDLHCLSPITPSLQCSDQGKEDAKSRVISGNYLPSPESDVNMLASCTNYTKSSENLHGSEALLDTNEMLGNTPYDSQIECSDAALLQLTPLPNPEQSGTSSFSSVPNECAKITHSRLSHGCIRQLPGGSLRWRSSPLTPSTRVGEAQYLQCSESDSKLFDILENETPDILKEASTPMTSVKVNSPTQKRVSPPQSCHIGIGSSSSGGLRSGRKFILKAVPTFPSLSPCINSKSNGDEDSCNSPSKSPLKANECPQRES; encoded by the exons ATGATGGATTCTCCAGAACCTTCCAAGAACAACAATGGCAGTTCTTCTTCTGCCTCCactctcaacaacaacaacaacaacgatgATGCTCCTTCATCGGAATCCCCTCAAGTTCAA GAATCCCCCTTTCTTAGATTTGTGAAGACTTTATCTCCAATTCCCACCAAGGCTTCTCATATGACACAAGGTTGTGTAGGGCTCAGTTCTCCACCCCTTGTGTTCAAGTCTCCACGTATTAGTCACCGTGAAACACAGCTCACGAAAAG GCCCCAAGGCACTCAGTCATTCGGTGGAGTAATACCTCAAAGTGTAAATGAAGGCAACAGGCTTGGTGAAGCTCCTGGAGATTCCAGGACATCAAATTCTCATCAGTCACTGCCAGAGAGGTTTATAAATGACACTCAGCAGGTTTTTGACTTCAAGAATGATGAAAATACTCAATACTACAGCTCTCCATcatgcattgataaatatttggTGGATCCTGGGGATATTGATCAAATGTATTCAGCTGACCAGGATGTGCAACAACAATCTACAGATGCAGCTGAAACATCACTAAGTGACCAAACTCATTCaaagaataatatattaaattttgacaGGAAAGATGGTCCTGGTGATAAAGTGGAAGAATCTTTGCCTTTGTCTGAAGATTTTAACAAGGTTCATCTAGAAAAGGCAGCATATGGTGAAGAACCTGAAAAGATGGAAGGGGAGAAAAATGATGTTGAATGGTCTTCTCAAGAGCCTGCAAAGTTAGAGTCCATTTTAGCTGCAGATGGTTTTGATAAACGATATAGTCATGGTCCACTTCCTCAG GATGTTAAAGGATGTGAAGATTACAATGAGATGGTGCCAACCTCACATGTAACTGCAGAGAATATCTTGCAAGATGGTTCCGAG GCTACTCTAAAGCACCATGGCATTCGTAGACGCTGTCTACAATTTGGTGAAGCTGCCTCAAATGCTCTTGGAAGAAATGTGAAACTGAATGCAGCTTCAAACACAATGATAACAGTCAAGCCGTCTGAACTTGTCACTTCCTTGTGTCCTCGGCGAGGTAGTGGAAACTTCCCTTCAACAAGTCCCAAGCCATCAGGTATCGGGTTGCATTTAAATAGCATCATAAATGCTATTCCAATTGATCAGGCTGCTACTACTGGTGTGAGATTATCAGATAGTTCACAGGGGATGAAATCCACATCTTCAATAAGGTTACAAAGAATGGAGAATGTGAAGAGATCCATACTTTCATCTAATGTCGATGGGCGATCATTAGTTGATACAAGAACTGAGAGCCATGAAATTGATGATACAGTGGCTACAGATACTGGAAATTCTGAGGACCTCAACCAACCTCCTAGCCCCTGCAAGAAAAA GAAGAAAACATCAGTCACTGCTGATGACAATGGCTGTAAACGGTGCAACTGTAAGAAGAGTAAATGTTTAAAACT TTACTGTGATTGTTTTGCTGCTGGAACGTACTGTACCGACCCTTGTGCTTGCCAAGGCTGCTTAAACAGACCAGAATATGTAGAGACAGTTGTCGAGACTAAACAACAAATTGAATCCCGTAATCCAATTGCATTTGCTCCCAAGATTGTTCAGCCTACCACTGATATTTCTTCACATATG GATGATGAAAATCTGACAACACCGTCATCGGCAAGGCACAAAAGAGGTTGCAATTGCAAAAGGTCAATGTGTCTGAAAAAATATTGTGAATGTTATCAG GCTAATGTTGGATGCTCTAGTGGATGCCGATGTGAGGGATGTAAGAATGTCCATGGCAAGAAAGAAG ATTATGTTGCATTTGGACATACTTCGAGTAAAGAAAGGGTGAGCAGTATTGTTGAAGAAGGATCAGACTGCACTTTTCACAATAAACTGGAAATGGTGGCTAGCAAGACTGTTTATGATCTACACTGCCTCTCACCTATAACGCCATCATTGCAATGTTCTGA CCAAGGCAAGGAGGATGCTAAATCCAGAGTTATTTCTGGAAACTATCTACCATCCCCTGAATCTGATGTCAATATGTTGGCATCTTGTACAAACTACACTAAGTCTTCTGAAAATTTGCATGGCAGTGAAGCACTTCTGGACACAAATGAGATGTTGGGAAATACCCCCTATGATTCCCAAATTGAATGCAGCGATGCTGCCTTACTTCAGCTTACTCCTCTGCCTAATCCTGAGCAGTCTGGCACTTCATCATTCTCATCTGTACCAAATGAGTGTGCAAAGATTACTCACTCCAGACTCTCCCATGGATGTATTCGCCAGTTACCTGGCGGTTCTCTTCGTTGGCGTAGTTCCCCGCTTACCCCGAGCACTAGAGTAGGTGAAGCACAATATTTACAGTGTTCTGAATCAGATAGCAAGCTCTTTGACATTCTAGAAAATGAAACCCCTGATATACTGAAGGAAGCTTCAACTCCTATGACGTCTGTCAAAGTAAATTCCCCAACCCAAAAACGAGTTTCTCCTCCCCAGAGTTGTCATATTGGGATTGGATCAAGCTCCTCTGGAGGATTGAGAAGTGGCCGGAAATTTATATTGAAAGCTGTACCTACTTTCCCTTCATTGTCTCCTTGCATTAATTCCAAAAGCAATGGCGATGAGGATTCTTGTAACAGTCCGAGCAAGTCACCTCTCAAAGCTAATGAGTGCCCTCAACGTGAGAGTTAA
- the LOC106796696 gene encoding uncharacterized protein, with the protein MVFMDQTGAKIGATLWQELFPEFEVMLHCGSAYVIQNIKVVENHSKYKVSRIPFLVYLVKTTSVKEAKHPMIPTNVHVITPFVDIIDGVAPRDTLVNVVGVVVEVIEHKTVNPTYRVTVKLRDNSDGDMILTV; encoded by the exons ATGGTGTTCATGGACCAAACG GGTGCAAAGATTGGTGCCACTCTTTGGCAAGAACTGTTTCCTGAATTTGAGGTAATGTTGCATTGTGGTTCTGCATATGTGATTCAGAACATTAAGGTTGTTGAAAATCATTCTAAATACAAAGTGAGTAGGATTCCATTTTTGGTTTACTTGGTGAAAACTACTTCTGTGAAGGAGGCCAAACATCCTATGATTCCTACTAATGTCCATGTTATTACTCCATTTGTTGATATTATTGATGGGGTAGCACCACGTGACACTTTAGTTA atGTTGTTGGTGTTGTGGTCGAAGTCATTGAGCATAAAACAGTTAATCCTACATATAGAGTTACAGTCAAGTTGAGGGATAACAG TGATGGGGATATGATCTTGACCGTCTAG